In the Quercus lobata isolate SW786 chromosome 5, ValleyOak3.0 Primary Assembly, whole genome shotgun sequence genome, one interval contains:
- the LOC115989047 gene encoding ATP synthase subunit epsilon, mitochondrial-like yields MASTSAAVPFWRSAGITYVAYSNVCANLLRNCLKEPHKSEALTREKVHFSRSNWTDGKPQKPTLRSDTPED; encoded by the exons ATGGCATCAACCTCAGCAGCAGTCCCGTTTTGGAGATCAGCCGGTATCACATATGTCGCATACTCAAACGTATGCGCTAATCTTTTGAGAAATTGCTTGAAGGAGCCACACAAGAGTGAAGCACTCACACGGGAGAAGGTCCATTTCTCTCGATCCAACTGGACCGATGGCAAGCCCCAGAAGCCCA CCCTCCGTTCAGACACGCCAGAAGACTGA
- the LOC115992171 gene encoding probable xyloglucan glycosyltransferase 5, which yields MENHNYSVLDMNGSEAAFQRVDKDRGKNAKQFTWVLLLKAHRAVGSIAWLGNGLWTLLGVIKNRLIFGQGVTMENEKSNKGRFLFRIILAFLVMALTFLAVEVVAHLKGWHYFQNHNLHIPQTSEIQGWFNMIYVAWLKIRADYIAPPIQFLSSYCVALFIIQSADRMLQCLGCFWIKFKKIKPRIEGDPFKSDDLEGSGCNYPMVLVQIPMCNEREVYEQSISAVCQLDWPKDRILIQVLDDSDDENIQWLIKGEVSKWSQKGVNIIYRHRLVRTGYKAGNLKSAMNCDYVKDYEFVAIFDADFQPNPDFLKQTVPHFKNTPELGLVQARWAFVNRDENLLTRLQNVNMCFHFEVEQQVNGVYLNFFGFNGTAGVWRIKALEESGGWLERTTVEDMDIAVRAHLNGWKFIFLDDVKVLCELPESYEAYRKQQHRWHSGPMQLFRLCLPAIITSKIAFWKKANLILLFFLLRKLILPFYSFTLFCIILPLTMFVPEAELPAWVICYVPVIMSFMSILPAPRYFPFIVPYLLFENTMSVIKFNAMISGLFQLGSSYEWVVTKKAGRSSEPDLLAAEERESKAMNYPQLHRGVSDSGLSELNKLKEHQEAAPKPPVRKMNKIFKKELALAFLLLTAAVRSLLSAQGVHFYFLLFQGISFLLVGLDLIGEQMS from the exons ATGGAGAACCACAATTACTCTGTACTAGATATGAATGGTTCTGAGGCTGCATTCCAACGGGTTGATAAGGATAGGGGAAAGAATGCAAAACAATTTACATGGGTTTTGCTTCTAAAGGCACATCGAGCTGTCGGTTCCATTGCGTGGCTCGGAAATGGTCTTTGGACATTGCTTGGTGTCATTAAGAATAGATTGATATTTGGCCAGGGAGTTACAATGGAGAATGAGAAATCGAATAAAGGAAGATTCTTGTTTAGGATCATTCTAGCATTCTTAGTGATGGCCTTGACATTTCTAGCAGTTGAAGTGGTTGCCCACTTGAAAGGTTGGCATTATTTCCAGAACCATAATTTGCATATCCCGCAAACTTCGGAGATACAAGGATGGTTTAACATGATCTACGTTGCGTGGTTGAAGATTCGTGCTGATTATATTGCGCCTCCAATTCAATTTCTCTCTAGCTATTGTGTTGCTCTCTTCATAATCCAGTCTGCAGACCGTATGTTGCAGTGTTTAGGCTGCTTCTGGATCAAGTTCAAGAAGATTAAGCCAAGGATTGAAGGGGATCCATTCAAGTCAGACGATTTGGAAGGTTCGGGATGCAATTATCCCATGGTTCTTGTTCAAATTCCTATGTGTAATGAGAGAGAG GTATATGAACAATCTATTTCAGCAGTCTGCCAACTTGATTGGCCTAAAGACAGAATTCTGATCCAAGTTCTGGATGACTCTGATGATGAGAACATACAATGGCTAATTAAGGGAGAGGTCTCCAAGTGGAGCCAAAAGGGTGTCAACATTATCTACAGGCATCGATTGGTTAGAACGGGTTACAAAGCAGGGAATCTCAAGTCTGCAATGAATTGTGATTATGTGAAGGATTATGAATTTGTTGCAATCTTTGATGCTGATTTTCAACCAAATCCGGATTTCCTTAAGCAGACAGTTCCACATTTTAAG AATACTCCCGAGCTGGGTTTGGTTCAGGCTAGGTGGGCCTTTGTGAACAGGGATGAAAACTTGTTGACACGCCTCCAAAATGTTAATATGTGCTTCCACTTTGAGGTGGAGCAGCAGGTTAATGGGGTCTACCTTAATTTCTTTGGCTTCAATGGTACTGCTGGAGTTTGGAGAATCAAAGCACTAGAGGAATCTGGAGGCTGGCTTGAGCGGACAACCGTGGAGGATATGGATATAGCAGTCCGTGCCCATCTCAATGGTTGGAAATTCATCTTCCTTGATGATGTGAAG GTCCTTTGTGAACTTCCGGAGTCTTATGAAGCTTACAGAAAACAGCAACACCGTTGGCACTCTGGTCCGATGCAACTGTTCCGTTTGTGCCTTCCTGCGATCATAACTTCCAAG ATTGCATTCTGGAAGAAAGCAAACTTAATACTACTATTCTTTCTTCTTAGGAAACTAATCCTCCCATTCTATTCTTTCACATTGTTTTGCATAATTCTTCCTTTGACCATGTTTGTCCCAGAAGCTGAGCTACCTGCATGGGTTATTTGTTATGTGCCCGTAATCATGTCATTCATGAGCATTCTCCCTGCCCCAAGATACTTTCCCTTCATTGTCCCTTATCTTCTGTTTGAGAATACAATGTcagttataaaattcaatgcTATGATATCTGGGCTATTCCAACTGGGGAGCTCTTATGAATGGGTTGTCACCAAGAAAGCAGGCCGGTCATCAGAACCTGACCTTTTAGCTGCTGAAGAGAGGGAATCAAAGGCTATGAATTACCCACAACTTCATAGAGGAGTTTCTGATAGTGGACTCTCTGAGCTCAACAAGTTAAAAGAGCATCAAGAAGCTGCTCCAAAGCCTCCTGTCAGGAAAATGAATAAGATATTTAAGAAGGAGCTTGCACTGGCTTTCTTACTGCTAACCGCTGCAGTTAGGAGCCTTCTATCAGCACAAGGAGTGCATTTCTACTTCCTATTATTTCAAGGTATCTCCTTCCTCCTTGTGGGTCTTGATCTAATTGGTGAACAAATGAGCTAG